One window of Methanogenium organophilum genomic DNA carries:
- a CDS encoding SOS response-associated peptidase, which translates to MNANNPAMCMRYTLTHTEDFVSTFGISCGELEDRYNIAPTQGAPVLIAEGDDVVCVSARWGLIPAWKKNGESGEWLTNARSETLSEKPAFRDLVQHSRCIIPASGFYEWKKERGVSYPFYITLRSRPLFGFAGLCDWWTDPESGQLKPTFTMITCPSNMLVGRIHNRMPVILPEEDETRWLFGPYVPDILQPYPEARMAMVQVGQTVNNPRHEGAECITEAGKNAWW; encoded by the coding sequence ATGAACGCGAACAATCCTGCCATGTGCATGCGTTATACCCTGACTCACACGGAGGACTTCGTTTCCACGTTTGGTATCTCCTGCGGTGAGTTGGAGGACCGGTATAATATTGCACCAACGCAGGGCGCCCCTGTCCTCATTGCAGAAGGTGACGATGTTGTCTGTGTCTCTGCCCGGTGGGGCCTGATTCCTGCCTGGAAGAAAAATGGGGAATCCGGGGAGTGGCTGACAAACGCCCGTTCCGAAACACTTTCGGAAAAACCTGCATTCCGTGACCTTGTGCAGCACTCACGTTGTATTATTCCTGCGTCCGGGTTCTATGAATGGAAGAAGGAGCGGGGCGTCTCCTATCCCTTTTATATCACCCTCCGGTCCCGGCCGCTCTTTGGATTCGCCGGTCTCTGTGACTGGTGGACGGACCCGGAATCCGGACAGCTGAAACCGACCTTCACCATGATCACCTGCCCCTCAAATATGCTTGTCGGACGCATTCACAATCGCATGCCTGTTATCCTGCCGGAAGAAGATGAAACGCGCTGGCTCTTTGGCCCGTATGTTCCGGACATCCTGCAGCCATACCCGGAGGCGCGGATGGCGATGGTGCAGGTGGGCCAGACGGTCAATAACCCCCGGCATGAAGGCGCTGAATGTATCACAGAAGCAGGGAAAAATGCCTGGTGGTGA
- a CDS encoding bile acid:sodium symporter family protein yields MTQFDPVFIAIGTLGVLVFVITSMLGMGFSLTIPQIMTALKNRKLVITTLVANFVLVPILALLIVGFIPLSEGLQVGLILVGFAAGAPFLPKLVQMAKGDMAFTAGLMVLLMVITVAYLPIVLPFVLTGVQVHPLEIARSLVVLMLIPLAFALFVRARYEEVAKGLIPTMSMAANLSLAALFIGYFVGYSDVTYGVLGTGGILTSILLVVGAVIIGYLLGGTDKNNKTVLALGTGQRNLAAAFAIASSNFATNPEVLIEIMDVAVIGFIILMFIAGEFGRRSAQ; encoded by the coding sequence ATGACCCAGTTTGATCCTGTCTTTATTGCCATAGGCACGTTGGGCGTGTTGGTATTTGTCATTACCAGCATGTTAGGAATGGGGTTTAGCCTGACTATTCCTCAAATCATGACCGCACTGAAGAACAGAAAGCTGGTCATCACAACTCTCGTGGCAAACTTCGTCCTCGTGCCCATTCTGGCATTATTAATAGTGGGGTTCATCCCGCTATCCGAGGGACTGCAGGTCGGCCTGATTCTGGTGGGTTTCGCCGCAGGGGCGCCGTTCCTGCCCAAGCTGGTACAGATGGCCAAAGGCGATATGGCGTTTACCGCCGGGCTGATGGTCCTCCTGATGGTGATTACCGTCGCCTATCTGCCCATCGTTCTGCCATTTGTATTGACCGGAGTGCAGGTTCATCCCTTGGAGATTGCCAGAAGCCTTGTCGTGTTGATGCTCATTCCGCTCGCTTTTGCCCTTTTTGTCCGGGCCAGGTACGAAGAAGTGGCCAAGGGTCTCATCCCTACGATGAGTATGGCTGCCAACCTGTCTCTGGCAGCACTGTTCATCGGATATTTTGTGGGTTATTCCGATGTAACCTATGGAGTTCTTGGAACCGGCGGAATTTTAACATCCATCCTTCTGGTTGTTGGCGCTGTTATCATCGGTTATCTGCTGGGTGGGACTGATAAAAATAATAAAACGGTTCTTGCACTCGGAACGGGTCAACGAAATTTAGCGGCTGCATTTGCCATCGCTTCCAGCAATTTTGCCACCAATCCCGAAGTCTTGATAGAGATTATGGACGTGGCCGTCATAGGATTTATTATCCTGATGTTCATTGCAGGAGAATTTGGTAGGCGCAGTGCACAATGA
- a CDS encoding aminotransferase-like domain-containing protein: MNHRYSERICSTQKSFIREILKVTANPEIISFAGGLPNPNLIDDEGIQKAAAAVLKEDGKTALQYSTTEGHPPLREWIAERYRIRYGLTVDADNILITNGSQQCLDLVGKVYLDKGDAVIVEDPGYLGAIQSFSMFQATYLPVPLDEEGPDLDCLTGVLETSSAKFMYGIPNSQNPSGITYSENRRRDLASELCEHEIPFLEDDAYGELQFDGVARKPVSAYMDGEGILTGSFSKIFSPGMRMGWVCAPDAVMEKILIAKQASDLHSNYLSQRILAKYLEENDIDAHIAGINKEYRKRAEWMVSKMDKCFPDDVHYTRPTGGMFVWLTLPEGVSSGELFEAALKRNVAILPGTPFYADGGGNSTVRVNFSNSDKEEIEAGIEIVADVLDEIRNSPQ, from the coding sequence ATGAACCATCGGTACTCGGAACGAATCTGTTCAACACAGAAATCATTTATCCGCGAGATACTGAAGGTCACCGCAAATCCGGAAATAATATCCTTTGCAGGCGGCCTTCCGAATCCCAATCTCATTGATGATGAGGGGATACAGAAAGCCGCAGCAGCAGTGCTGAAGGAAGACGGTAAGACCGCTCTCCAGTATTCAACCACCGAAGGTCACCCACCTCTGCGGGAATGGATTGCAGAACGATACCGCATCCGGTACGGCCTCACGGTCGATGCAGATAATATCCTGATTACAAACGGGTCGCAGCAGTGTCTTGACCTCGTCGGAAAGGTCTACCTTGACAAGGGTGATGCGGTGATTGTTGAAGATCCCGGATATCTGGGTGCCATCCAGTCTTTTTCCATGTTTCAGGCAACATACCTTCCGGTACCTCTGGATGAGGAAGGGCCTGACCTGGATTGTCTCACAGGCGTCCTTGAGACATCATCTGCCAAGTTCATGTATGGTATCCCCAACTCACAGAACCCGTCCGGTATCACCTACTCGGAAAACCGGCGACGGGATCTTGCATCTGAGCTCTGCGAGCATGAAATACCGTTTTTGGAAGACGATGCCTATGGCGAACTCCAGTTTGACGGGGTTGCAAGAAAACCGGTCAGTGCATACATGGACGGTGAAGGGATTCTGACGGGTTCATTCTCTAAGATCTTCTCGCCCGGCATGCGAATGGGATGGGTCTGTGCCCCTGATGCGGTCATGGAAAAGATCCTCATCGCGAAACAGGCATCCGACCTGCACTCCAACTATCTTTCCCAGCGTATCCTTGCAAAATATCTGGAAGAAAACGATATTGATGCCCATATTGCAGGTATTAACAAAGAGTACCGGAAACGTGCCGAGTGGATGGTCTCTAAGATGGATAAGTGCTTCCCGGACGATGTGCACTACACCCGGCCAACAGGTGGGATGTTTGTCTGGCTGACGCTTCCGGAAGGTGTTTCATCAGGTGAGCTCTTTGAAGCGGCCCTGAAACGGAATGTGGCCATCCTGCCAGGTACACCGTTTTATGCAGATGGCGGCGGAAACTCCACTGTGAGGGTTAATTTCTCCAATTCCGATAAAGAGGAGATTGAGGCTGGCATTGAGATCGTTGCGGATGTTCTGGACGAGATTCGCAATTCTCCTCAATAG
- a CDS encoding HEAT repeat domain-containing protein: MEDVDMEEVGPEDVALKEIDMEDLKIKRDLTEDLLSRLVHPDEEVREAAVEALAVSTEDEDWRANELIRQGGIEVVADLLDDPNPHICGSALDIIIAIAATDDQEALIENGVIARLDPMLETDDPVIRNKVVKALWLLVPEVEDVVMTKPQDEY; the protein is encoded by the coding sequence ATGTGGCTCTGAAAGAGATAGATATGGAAGATCTGAAAATCAAAAGAGATCTGACAGAGGATCTCCTCAGTCGCCTTGTTCATCCGGACGAGGAAGTGCGGGAGGCTGCGGTGGAGGCGCTTGCGGTGAGTACAGAAGATGAGGACTGGCGGGCTAATGAGCTCATCCGGCAGGGTGGCATCGAGGTGGTTGCAGACCTCCTCGATGATCCAAATCCGCACATATGCGGTTCAGCCCTTGATATCATCATCGCGATTGCTGCAACGGACGATCAAGAGGCTCTTATTGAGAATGGTGTGATTGCCCGACTGGATCCGATGCTTGAGACAGATGACCCGGTTATACGAAATAAAGTCGTGAAGGCACTCTGGCTTCTTGTGCCTGAGGTTGAGGATGTGGTGATGACAAAGCCGCAGGATGAATATTAG
- the mmp10 gene encoding methyl coenzyme M reductase-arginine methyltransferase Mmp10 (Mmp10 (methanogenesis marker protein 10) is a cobalamin-requiring radical SAM methyltransferase that creates the methylarginine modification to methyl coenzyme M reductase.), which translates to MAHLTVDIGGRPGLDCQGFCKYCYFKGVREEDEPEPLGCKYCMPFSVGCDYCTNFVRERYTGFKDLRDVADDVLGNLQMMGGNLERITISGGGDPSCYPAFEDLMDLLGSMEVPIHIGYTSGKGFDDPALADRMVELGLSEVSFTVFSVNPELRREWMGDKTPEASLAVLGKLCQKIDVYAAALIIPGVNDGEDLERTCKWLEEKGAKGLILMRFANREDQGLILKNAPVVKGQRVQTVSSFRDMVTDLNGRYNLRISGTPLWDPTLGSPFAILDEPELLEKLPRVRKRASLISGAIAARYVQDVLDACGNKSWVHSPKKEIACLITRDDLKEIDLPSLEKVVILPGRSFVHEMEAAEILSADGVKRTVIRGPDTLTADAETSMGMTRNEVLQMEIDGFSALIHLINQNGV; encoded by the coding sequence ATGGCACACCTGACTGTAGATATCGGTGGCAGGCCCGGTCTGGACTGCCAGGGATTTTGTAAATACTGTTACTTTAAGGGGGTTCGTGAGGAAGATGAACCTGAACCCCTGGGCTGTAAATACTGCATGCCGTTTTCTGTCGGGTGTGACTATTGCACCAATTTCGTCCGTGAAAGATATACGGGGTTTAAGGATCTGCGTGATGTAGCAGACGATGTGCTCGGAAACCTACAGATGATGGGCGGTAACCTTGAACGTATCACCATCTCCGGCGGGGGTGACCCGTCCTGTTATCCGGCATTTGAAGATCTGATGGACCTTCTGGGCAGCATGGAAGTGCCCATTCATATCGGGTACACCAGCGGAAAAGGATTCGATGACCCGGCTCTCGCCGACCGGATGGTGGAACTGGGCCTCTCTGAAGTCTCATTTACCGTATTTTCGGTCAACCCCGAACTCCGGCGCGAGTGGATGGGGGATAAAACTCCCGAGGCATCTCTTGCGGTACTTGGTAAACTCTGCCAGAAGATTGATGTCTATGCGGCTGCGCTCATCATACCCGGTGTCAATGACGGCGAAGACCTTGAGCGCACCTGCAAATGGCTGGAGGAAAAGGGCGCAAAGGGTCTTATTCTCATGCGGTTTGCGAACCGGGAAGATCAGGGACTGATCCTGAAAAATGCACCGGTTGTCAAAGGGCAGCGGGTGCAGACCGTATCGTCGTTCCGTGACATGGTCACCGACCTTAATGGACGTTACAATTTGCGCATCAGCGGCACACCTCTCTGGGACCCCACCCTCGGGTCGCCGTTCGCCATTCTCGATGAACCCGAACTCCTGGAAAAACTCCCACGGGTGCGCAAGCGGGCAAGTCTCATCTCCGGTGCCATCGCCGCCCGCTATGTACAGGATGTGCTTGACGCCTGCGGAAACAAGTCATGGGTGCACAGCCCGAAAAAAGAGATTGCCTGCCTGATCACCCGCGATGACCTCAAAGAAATTGATCTCCCGTCCCTTGAAAAAGTCGTCATCCTTCCCGGCAGGTCATTCGTTCATGAGATGGAGGCCGCAGAAATCCTCTCGGCAGACGGTGTCAAACGAACCGTCATCCGCGGCCCTGACACCCTCACTGCCGACGCGGAAACCTCCATGGGTATGACACGCAATGAAGTGCTCCAGATGGAGATCGATGGATTCTCCGCTCTTATCCACCTCATCAACCAGAACGGGGTATAA